A single genomic interval of Streptococcus oralis subsp. dentisani harbors:
- the abpA gene encoding amylase-binding adhesin AbpA: MKKVLLSSVAALAVFSAAAPVFAQGENPNSSNQLIQKKYISERDIADEVNRQVAAHEAEINEEAERQPAVVAAKAALEAYGSGHLYGEYVAKVEAARTEARNIVRNRYIQVMQEKIRTAPGFNHYNDPVKDQEDNNKRIADDQEAQGKGSGKGSAKPTDGKGSADGKGSATPEPGKPGAVDQAKKADDAAKKAGVAAKAGQKALPKTHAAK; encoded by the coding sequence TGCAGTATTTTCTGCAGCAGCTCCAGTTTTTGCTCAAGGTGAAAACCCAAATTCTTCTAACCAATTGATCCAAAAGAAATACATTTCTGAACGTGATATTGCTGATGAAGTTAACCGTCAAGTAGCAGCTCACGAAGCTGAAATCAACGAAGAAGCTGAACGCCAACCAGCAGTTGTAGCAGCTAAAGCAGCTCTTGAAGCATACGGTTCAGGTCACCTTTACGGTGAATATGTAGCTAAAGTTGAAGCAGCTCGTACAGAAGCTCGTAACATCGTTCGTAACCGTTACATTCAAGTTATGCAAGAAAAAATCCGTACTGCTCCTGGATTTAACCACTATAACGATCCAGTTAAAGATCAAGAAGACAACAACAAACGCATCGCTGACGACCAAGAAGCACAAGGTAAGGGATCAGGTAAAGGATCAGCTAAACCAACAGATGGTAAAGGATCAGCAGATGGTAAAGGATCAGCTACTCCAGAACCAGGTAAACCAGGTGCTGTAGATCAAGCTAAAAAAGCTGACGATGCAGCTAAAAAAGCTGGTGTAGCAGCTAAAGCTGGTCAAAAAGCTCTTCCAAAAACACACGCTGCTAAATAA
- the srtB gene encoding class B sortase, LPKTxAVK-specific, translated as MSRRSKKKNLSIWKIIASVVAVAIVAVGGYFIINSLSTPNDSTNEPKVTQETKKPAYTASAEEKEYLSNKFKGLTSTNSETIAYVYAPGTQLDEPVVQTKDNETYLNKTFEGDNVPYLGAVFMDTDNKKDFSDRLTWLFAHARGSKLGDHRMFNDVNYYSRQDYFDEHPYVVIETPERKFYYEAVAMIIVPEETAFYRTSFDDDKDFEKQLTTIYDTAEVKKPNVKVSAKDKYLVLSTCREEDDTIRANLYLRQIPDSEMSEFVKQHGEKLTYKPTRS; from the coding sequence ATGAGTAGACGTTCTAAGAAAAAGAATTTGTCCATTTGGAAAATTATTGCTTCCGTAGTCGCAGTAGCTATTGTTGCGGTTGGTGGGTATTTTATCATTAATAGCCTTTCTACTCCCAACGACTCAACTAACGAGCCAAAAGTTACTCAGGAAACTAAAAAACCAGCCTATACAGCCAGCGCAGAAGAAAAGGAATACCTTTCAAATAAATTTAAGGGCTTAACTTCGACCAACTCGGAGACAATTGCCTATGTCTATGCTCCTGGTACACAGTTAGATGAGCCTGTTGTTCAAACAAAGGACAATGAAACCTACCTCAATAAAACCTTTGAAGGGGACAATGTTCCTTATCTAGGTGCTGTATTTATGGATACGGACAATAAGAAAGATTTTAGTGATCGTTTGACATGGTTGTTTGCCCATGCGAGAGGAAGTAAACTTGGCGATCATCGTATGTTTAATGATGTGAACTATTATAGCCGTCAAGACTATTTTGATGAGCATCCTTATGTTGTTATCGAAACACCTGAGAGAAAGTTCTATTATGAAGCTGTTGCGATGATTATTGTACCAGAAGAGACAGCCTTCTATCGCACTAGTTTTGATGATGACAAAGATTTTGAAAAACAGTTAACTACTATTTACGATACAGCAGAGGTTAAAAAACCAAATGTGAAAGTATCTGCTAAGGATAAGTACCTTGTTCTTTCTACTTGTCGTGAAGAGGATGATACGATTCGTGCTAATCTCTATCTTCGCCAAATTCCTGATTCAGAGATGAGTGAGTTTGTCAAACAACATGGAGAGAAATTGACTTATAAACCAACCAGATCATAA
- a CDS encoding CoA-binding protein — translation MSQEFINPSDGVIRQYLATSKTLAVVGLSDREETTSNRVTKEMQARGYKIIPVNPKAAGGEILGERAYASLAEIPFPVDIVNVYRRSEFLPDVARDFLKADAKIFWAQLGLESLEAEEILRAGGCDDIVMNRCIKREHTRLILEQ, via the coding sequence ATGAGTCAAGAATTTATCAATCCGAGTGATGGTGTGATTCGTCAGTATCTGGCGACCAGTAAAACGTTAGCGGTAGTGGGTTTGTCTGACCGTGAGGAAACAACTAGCAATCGAGTGACCAAGGAAATGCAGGCTCGGGGCTATAAAATCATTCCAGTTAATCCCAAGGCTGCAGGTGGGGAAATCTTGGGAGAGAGGGCTTATGCGAGTCTAGCTGAGATTCCTTTTCCTGTGGATATTGTTAATGTATACCGACGGAGCGAATTTTTACCAGATGTGGCGCGTGATTTTCTCAAGGCTGATGCCAAGATTTTCTGGGCACAACTGGGACTTGAAAGCCTAGAAGCAGAAGAAATCTTGCGTGCTGGAGGATGCGACGACATCGTAATGAATCGCTGTATCAAGAGAGAACATACACGCTTAATTCTTGAACAATAA